Proteins co-encoded in one Setaria viridis chromosome 9, Setaria_viridis_v4.0, whole genome shotgun sequence genomic window:
- the LOC117837463 gene encoding uncharacterized protein isoform X6, with protein sequence MLAPASAQVHHTIRSVASCFGLHQRSVLNLDRYCRWPGTGKKTILSTRGVLESSNGAPSGGLVRKRKVVEHIILLRAKPNISDAEEKDMLDYLYTSQYQMRGILAVSLDFESEVEDDIIPLFRRENLVLWQDFNYGVEFMLLISFLETASREAMEDASSSLQRLISQCSSFIVQATCGCCLNPENGYNHAAVIRFPSSDDLKLFRESIEYKDVRTLYLHLFIFELPVWTHLSNKQIESYIR encoded by the exons ATGTTGGCGCCAGCATCAGCCCAGGTGCATCACACCATACGATCCGTTGCAAGCTGCTTTGGGCTTCATCAACGATCTGTGCTGAATTTGGACCGAT ATTGCAGATGGCCAGGGACTGGAAAGAAGACGATTCTTTCCACTCGTGGTGTGCTTGAATCCAGCAATGGTGCACCGTCCGGTGGCCTTGTGAGAAAAAG AAAGGTTGTGGAGCACATTATTCTGCTTAGAGCCAAGCCGAACATCTCAGATGCTGAAGAAAAAGATATGCTAGATTACCTATATACATCACAGTACCAGATGAGAGGGATACTCGCAGTCTCATTAG ATTTCGAGTCCGAGGTGGAAGATGACATTATCCCTCTCTTTCGTAGGG AAAACCTGGTCCTTTGGCAGGATTTTAACTATGGTGTCGAGTTTATGCTGCTGATATCTTTCTTGGAAACTGCATCACGAGAGGCAATGGAGGATGCATCATCTTCTCTGCAGAGGTTGATCAGCCAATGCAGTTCTTTTATTGTGCAAGCAACCTGTG GCTGCTGTTTGAATCCGGAAAATGGATATAATCATGCTGCAGTAATCCGCTTTCCATCAT CTGATGACTTGAAGTTGTTCAGGGAGAGCATCGAGTACAAGGATGTGAGGACTCTCTACTTGCATCTGTTCATATTTGAGCTTCCTGTCTGGACTCACTTATCGAATAAACAGATTGAATCATACATAAGATAG
- the LOC117837463 gene encoding stress-response A/B barrel domain-containing protein UP3 isoform X4, translating into MLAPASAQVHHTIRSVASCFGLHQRSVLNLDRYCRWPGTGKKTILSTRGVLESSNGAPSGGLVRKRKVVEHIILLRAKPNISDAEEKDMLDYLYTSQYQMRGILAVSLGRIEDPNSENFTHAVFMRFQQKEDIAKFQSSAYYSKILDEHVKPVSYGSVSVDFESEVEDDIIPLFRRGEDFNYGVEFMLLISFLETASREAMEDASSSLQRLISQCSSFIVQATCGCCLNPENGYNHAAVIRFPSSDDLKLFRESIEYKDMWASKFHPVVEKSLELHFSVDPVGNQLM; encoded by the exons ATGTTGGCGCCAGCATCAGCCCAGGTGCATCACACCATACGATCCGTTGCAAGCTGCTTTGGGCTTCATCAACGATCTGTGCTGAATTTGGACCGAT ATTGCAGATGGCCAGGGACTGGAAAGAAGACGATTCTTTCCACTCGTGGTGTGCTTGAATCCAGCAATGGTGCACCGTCCGGTGGCCTTGTGAGAAAAAG AAAGGTTGTGGAGCACATTATTCTGCTTAGAGCCAAGCCGAACATCTCAGATGCTGAAGAAAAAGATATGCTAGATTACCTATATACATCACAGTACCAGATGAGAGGGATACTCGCAGTCTCATTAG GCCGCATAGAGGACCCCAATAGCGAGAACTTCACACATGCTGTCTTCATGCGTTTTCAGCAGAAAGAAGACATTGCGAAGTTCCAGAGTAGTGCATACTATTCCAAAATTCTTGATGAGCACGTAAAACCTGTTTCCTAT GGCTCAGTTTCTGTAGATTTCGAGTCCGAGGTGGAAGATGACATTATCCCTCTCTTTCGTAGGGGTGAG GATTTTAACTATGGTGTCGAGTTTATGCTGCTGATATCTTTCTTGGAAACTGCATCACGAGAGGCAATGGAGGATGCATCATCTTCTCTGCAGAGGTTGATCAGCCAATGCAGTTCTTTTATTGTGCAAGCAACCTGTG GCTGCTGTTTGAATCCGGAAAATGGATATAATCATGCTGCAGTAATCCGCTTTCCATCAT CTGATGACTTGAAGTTGTTCAGGGAGAGCATCGAGTACAAGGAT ATGTGGGCATCGAAATTCCATCCTGTTGTGGAGAAATCCCTGGAGCTACATTTCAGCGTTGACCCCGTGGGGAACCAGCTGATGTAG
- the LOC117837463 gene encoding uncharacterized protein isoform X1 — protein MLAPASAQVHHTIRSVASCFGLHQRSVLNLDRYCRWPGTGKKTILSTRGVLESSNGAPSGGLVRKRKVVEHIILLRAKPNISDAEEKDMLDYLYTSQYQMRGILAVSLGRIEDPNSENFTHAVFMRFQQKEDIAKFQSSAYYSKILDEHVKPVSYGSVSVDFESEVEDDIIPLFRRENLVLWQDFNYGVEFMLLISFLETASREAMEDASSSLQRLISQCSSFIVQATCGCCLNPENGYNHAAVIRFPSSDDLKLFRESIEYKDVRTLYLHLFIFELPVWTHLSNKQIESYIR, from the exons ATGTTGGCGCCAGCATCAGCCCAGGTGCATCACACCATACGATCCGTTGCAAGCTGCTTTGGGCTTCATCAACGATCTGTGCTGAATTTGGACCGAT ATTGCAGATGGCCAGGGACTGGAAAGAAGACGATTCTTTCCACTCGTGGTGTGCTTGAATCCAGCAATGGTGCACCGTCCGGTGGCCTTGTGAGAAAAAG AAAGGTTGTGGAGCACATTATTCTGCTTAGAGCCAAGCCGAACATCTCAGATGCTGAAGAAAAAGATATGCTAGATTACCTATATACATCACAGTACCAGATGAGAGGGATACTCGCAGTCTCATTAG GCCGCATAGAGGACCCCAATAGCGAGAACTTCACACATGCTGTCTTCATGCGTTTTCAGCAGAAAGAAGACATTGCGAAGTTCCAGAGTAGTGCATACTATTCCAAAATTCTTGATGAGCACGTAAAACCTGTTTCCTAT GGCTCAGTTTCTGTAGATTTCGAGTCCGAGGTGGAAGATGACATTATCCCTCTCTTTCGTAGGG AAAACCTGGTCCTTTGGCAGGATTTTAACTATGGTGTCGAGTTTATGCTGCTGATATCTTTCTTGGAAACTGCATCACGAGAGGCAATGGAGGATGCATCATCTTCTCTGCAGAGGTTGATCAGCCAATGCAGTTCTTTTATTGTGCAAGCAACCTGTG GCTGCTGTTTGAATCCGGAAAATGGATATAATCATGCTGCAGTAATCCGCTTTCCATCAT CTGATGACTTGAAGTTGTTCAGGGAGAGCATCGAGTACAAGGATGTGAGGACTCTCTACTTGCATCTGTTCATATTTGAGCTTCCTGTCTGGACTCACTTATCGAATAAACAGATTGAATCATACATAAGATAG
- the LOC117837463 gene encoding uncharacterized protein isoform X3, with translation MLAPASAQVHHTIRSVASCFGLHQRSVLNLDRYCRWPGTGKKTILSTRGVLESSNGAPSGGLVRKRKVVEHIILLRAKPNISDAEEKDMLDYLYTSQYQMRGILAVSLGRIEDPNSENFTHAVFMRFQQKEDIAKFQSSAYYSKILDEHVKPVSYGSVSVDFESEVEDDIIPLFRRGEDFNYGVEFMLLISFLETASREAMEDASSSLQRLISQCSSFIVQATCGCCLNPENGYNHAAVIRFPSSDDLKLFRESIEYKDVRTLYLHLFIFELPVWTHLSNKQIESYIR, from the exons ATGTTGGCGCCAGCATCAGCCCAGGTGCATCACACCATACGATCCGTTGCAAGCTGCTTTGGGCTTCATCAACGATCTGTGCTGAATTTGGACCGAT ATTGCAGATGGCCAGGGACTGGAAAGAAGACGATTCTTTCCACTCGTGGTGTGCTTGAATCCAGCAATGGTGCACCGTCCGGTGGCCTTGTGAGAAAAAG AAAGGTTGTGGAGCACATTATTCTGCTTAGAGCCAAGCCGAACATCTCAGATGCTGAAGAAAAAGATATGCTAGATTACCTATATACATCACAGTACCAGATGAGAGGGATACTCGCAGTCTCATTAG GCCGCATAGAGGACCCCAATAGCGAGAACTTCACACATGCTGTCTTCATGCGTTTTCAGCAGAAAGAAGACATTGCGAAGTTCCAGAGTAGTGCATACTATTCCAAAATTCTTGATGAGCACGTAAAACCTGTTTCCTAT GGCTCAGTTTCTGTAGATTTCGAGTCCGAGGTGGAAGATGACATTATCCCTCTCTTTCGTAGGGGTGAG GATTTTAACTATGGTGTCGAGTTTATGCTGCTGATATCTTTCTTGGAAACTGCATCACGAGAGGCAATGGAGGATGCATCATCTTCTCTGCAGAGGTTGATCAGCCAATGCAGTTCTTTTATTGTGCAAGCAACCTGTG GCTGCTGTTTGAATCCGGAAAATGGATATAATCATGCTGCAGTAATCCGCTTTCCATCAT CTGATGACTTGAAGTTGTTCAGGGAGAGCATCGAGTACAAGGATGTGAGGACTCTCTACTTGCATCTGTTCATATTTGAGCTTCCTGTCTGGACTCACTTATCGAATAAACAGATTGAATCATACATAAGATAG
- the LOC117839797 gene encoding aquaporin TIP3-1, which yields MRAGRRRFNVGRLATATDPGTLRDAAAELLATAVFVFAAEGATLSFGRDKSGGLVAVALAHALALAAAVACTLNISGGHVNPAITFGAFLGGRICLVRSLVYWAAQLIGAVTAALLLRLATGGVRLPEYALAGGVSGWHAVVLEAAMAFGLMYAYYATAMEPRRGRAAGAVAPLAVGLLAGANVLACGALDGAVMNPARAFGPAIVGSRRWSNHWVYWAGPMVGAGLSGFFYEHLVVTPADEEEPAAAPSRGSSRRA from the exons ATGAGGGCGGGACGGCGCCGGTTCAACGTCGGCCGCCTGGCCACGGCCACGGACCCCGGCACGCTCCGCGACGCGGCCGCCGAGCTCCTCGCCACGGCCGTCTTCGTCTTCGCCGCCGAGGGCGCCACGCTCTCCTTTGGGAGGGACAAGAGCGGCGGGCTGGTGGCAGTGGCGCTCGCGCAcgccctcgcgctcgccgccgccgtcgcctgcaCCCTCAACATCTCCGGCGGCCACGTCAacccggccatcaccttcggcGCTTTCCTCGGCGGCCGCATCTGCCTCGTCCGCTCGCTCGTCTACTGGGCAGCGCAGCTGATCGgcgccgtcaccgccgcgctCCTGCTCAGGCTCGCCACCGGCGGCGTG CGTTTGCCTGAGTACGCGCTGGCGGGTGGCGTGAGCGGCTGGCACGCTGTGGTGCtggaggcggcgatggcgttCGGCCTCATGTACGCCTACTACGCCACGGCGATGGAGCCGAggaggggccgcgccgccggtgcgGTGGCGCCGCTCGCCGTGGGGCTCCTGGCCGGCGCCAACGTGCTGGCCTGCGGCGCGCTCGATGGCGCGGTGATGAACCCGGCGCGCGCGTTCGGTCCGGCGATCGTGGGATCGCGCCGCTGGAGCAACCACTGGGTGTACTGGGCGGGGCCAATGGTAGGCGCCGGCCTCTCCGGCTTCTTCTACGAGCACCTCGTCGTCACCCCGGCAGACGAGGAggagcccgccgccgcacccagCCGCGGCAGCAGCCGGCGTGCGTAG
- the LOC117837463 gene encoding uncharacterized protein isoform X5, which yields MLAPASAQVHHTIRSVASCFGLHQRSVLNLDRYCRWPGTGKKTILSTRGVLESSNGAPSGGLVRKRKVVEHIILLRAKPNISDAEEKDMLDYLYTSQYQMRGILAVSLGRIEDPNSENFTHAVFMRFQQKEDIAKFQSSAYYSKILDEHVKPVSYISSPRWKMTLSLSFVGDFNYGVEFMLLISFLETASREAMEDASSSLQRLISQCSSFIVQATCGCCLNPENGYNHAAVIRFPSSDDLKLFRESIEYKDVRTLYLHLFIFELPVWTHLSNKQIESYIR from the exons ATGTTGGCGCCAGCATCAGCCCAGGTGCATCACACCATACGATCCGTTGCAAGCTGCTTTGGGCTTCATCAACGATCTGTGCTGAATTTGGACCGAT ATTGCAGATGGCCAGGGACTGGAAAGAAGACGATTCTTTCCACTCGTGGTGTGCTTGAATCCAGCAATGGTGCACCGTCCGGTGGCCTTGTGAGAAAAAG AAAGGTTGTGGAGCACATTATTCTGCTTAGAGCCAAGCCGAACATCTCAGATGCTGAAGAAAAAGATATGCTAGATTACCTATATACATCACAGTACCAGATGAGAGGGATACTCGCAGTCTCATTAG GCCGCATAGAGGACCCCAATAGCGAGAACTTCACACATGCTGTCTTCATGCGTTTTCAGCAGAAAGAAGACATTGCGAAGTTCCAGAGTAGTGCATACTATTCCAAAATTCTTGATGAGCACGTAAAACCTGTTTCCTAT ATTTCGAGTCCGAGGTGGAAGATGACATTATCCCTCTCTTTCGTAGGG GATTTTAACTATGGTGTCGAGTTTATGCTGCTGATATCTTTCTTGGAAACTGCATCACGAGAGGCAATGGAGGATGCATCATCTTCTCTGCAGAGGTTGATCAGCCAATGCAGTTCTTTTATTGTGCAAGCAACCTGTG GCTGCTGTTTGAATCCGGAAAATGGATATAATCATGCTGCAGTAATCCGCTTTCCATCAT CTGATGACTTGAAGTTGTTCAGGGAGAGCATCGAGTACAAGGATGTGAGGACTCTCTACTTGCATCTGTTCATATTTGAGCTTCCTGTCTGGACTCACTTATCGAATAAACAGATTGAATCATACATAAGATAG
- the LOC117838195 gene encoding actin-related protein 4, which produces MYGGDEVSAIVIDVGSYSCKAGYAGDDTPKAVFPSVVGSIEQTGDTDDSKPEKEADSASDSKNGAKPMDVDKAKTKRKLYVGQELEFRRDHMEVISPMKDGTVTDWDIVDNIWNHAFRRRLLINPEEHPMLIAEPSTNNAQQREKAAELMFENYKVPALFLAKNAVLTSFASGRATSLVVDSGGGSTVVSAVHDGFVLQKSVSTSPVGGEFLTDCMMKALESKGVVIRPRYSFKKKEVGPGEYKIVDLDLPNTTESYRLYCMRAIASDIKESVCRVPDTAFDEVAYANVPTTSYELPDGQTIEVGADRFKVPDILFNPSLSQTIPGVDGFADLMSVRGLPRMVIDSVNRCDVDIRKELFSNILLSGGSSSILQLKERLEKEVLEESPQAARVKVMASGNSVERRFSVWIGGSILASLGSFQQMWFSKAEYEEHGVSYIQRKCP; this is translated from the exons ATGTACGGCGGAG ACGAGGTCTCGGCAATCGTCATAGACGTAGGCTCCTACAGCTGCAAGGCGGGCTACGCCGGCGACGACACCCCCAAGGCCGTCTTCCCGTCG GTTGTTGGTTCAATTGAACAAACGGGAGACACCGATGACTCCAAGCCAGAGAAAGAAGCTGACTCTGCATCAGATTCTAAGAATGGAGCTAAGCCTATGGATGTGGACAAAGCCAAGACAAAACGCAAACTTTATGTTGGTCAAGAGTTGGAGTTTAGGAGGGATCATATGGAG GTGATTTCACCTATGAAAGATGGAACAGTAACTGATTGGGATATTGTTGATAATATATGGAATCATGCTTTCAG GCGGAGGTTGTTGATTAATCCTGAGGAGCATCCCATGCTCATAGCCGAACCATCTACAAACAATGCACAGCAAAGAGAGAA AGCGGCAGAACTTATGTTTGAGAACTACAAAGTGCCAGCACTGTTCCTAGCGAAAAATGCT GTGCTCACATCTTTTGCCTCTGGGCGAGCTACATCTTTGGTGGTTGACAG TGGTGGTGGGTCTACTGTGGTTTCAGCCGTGCACGACGGTTTTGTTTTGCAAAAG TCGGTGTCGACTTCTCCAGTTGGCGGTGAATTTTTAACTGACTGTATGATGAAAGCCTTGGAGAGCAAGGGTGTCGTT ATTAGGCCCAGGTATTCATTTAAGAAGAAGGAAGTCGGTCCTGGAGAATATAAG ATTGTAGATCTTGATCTTCCAAACACAACAGAGAGTTACAGGTTGTACTGCATG AGGGCTATTGCTAGTGACATCAAGGAGTCTGTTTGCAGAGTTCCAGATACCGCTTTTGATG AAGTGGCGTATGCAAATGTTCCTACTACTTCATATGAGCTTCCTGATGGACA AACTATTGAAGTTGGTGCTGATAGATTCAAGGTTCCTGATATTCTATTTAATCCATCTCTATCCCAG ACTATTCCTGGGGTTGATGGATTTGCAGATTTAATGTCAGTCCGTGGCCTTCCACGAATG GTCATTGATAGCGTAAATAGGTGTGACGTTGATATACGCAAGGAGTTATTTAGCAACATCTTG CTTTCTGGTGGCTCATCATCAATTCTGCAGTTAAAGGAGCGCCTAGAGAAAGAAGTACTAGAG GAGTCTCCTCAAGCTGCTCGTGTTAAGGTTATGGCAAGTGGAAATTCAGTGGAGAGGCGATTCAG TGTTTGGATTGGAGGGAGCATTCTTGCATCTCTTGGGTCGTTCCAGCAAATGTGGTTCTCCAAAGCAGA GTATGAAGAGCATGGAGTTTCCTACATTCAAAGGAAGTGCCCGTGA
- the LOC117837463 gene encoding uncharacterized protein isoform X7, with the protein MLAPASAQVHHTIRSVASCFGLHQRSVLNLDRYCRWPGTGKKTILSTRGVLESSNGAPSGGLVRKRKVVEHIILLRAKPNISDAEEKDMLDYLYTSQYQMRGILAVSLDFESEVEDDIIPLFRRGEDFNYGVEFMLLISFLETASREAMEDASSSLQRLISQCSSFIVQATCGCCLNPENGYNHAAVIRFPSSDDLKLFRESIEYKDVRTLYLHLFIFELPVWTHLSNKQIESYIR; encoded by the exons ATGTTGGCGCCAGCATCAGCCCAGGTGCATCACACCATACGATCCGTTGCAAGCTGCTTTGGGCTTCATCAACGATCTGTGCTGAATTTGGACCGAT ATTGCAGATGGCCAGGGACTGGAAAGAAGACGATTCTTTCCACTCGTGGTGTGCTTGAATCCAGCAATGGTGCACCGTCCGGTGGCCTTGTGAGAAAAAG AAAGGTTGTGGAGCACATTATTCTGCTTAGAGCCAAGCCGAACATCTCAGATGCTGAAGAAAAAGATATGCTAGATTACCTATATACATCACAGTACCAGATGAGAGGGATACTCGCAGTCTCATTAG ATTTCGAGTCCGAGGTGGAAGATGACATTATCCCTCTCTTTCGTAGGGGTGAG GATTTTAACTATGGTGTCGAGTTTATGCTGCTGATATCTTTCTTGGAAACTGCATCACGAGAGGCAATGGAGGATGCATCATCTTCTCTGCAGAGGTTGATCAGCCAATGCAGTTCTTTTATTGTGCAAGCAACCTGTG GCTGCTGTTTGAATCCGGAAAATGGATATAATCATGCTGCAGTAATCCGCTTTCCATCAT CTGATGACTTGAAGTTGTTCAGGGAGAGCATCGAGTACAAGGATGTGAGGACTCTCTACTTGCATCTGTTCATATTTGAGCTTCCTGTCTGGACTCACTTATCGAATAAACAGATTGAATCATACATAAGATAG
- the LOC117837463 gene encoding stress-response A/B barrel domain-containing protein UP3 isoform X2, with the protein MLAPASAQVHHTIRSVASCFGLHQRSVLNLDRYCRWPGTGKKTILSTRGVLESSNGAPSGGLVRKRKVVEHIILLRAKPNISDAEEKDMLDYLYTSQYQMRGILAVSLGRIEDPNSENFTHAVFMRFQQKEDIAKFQSSAYYSKILDEHVKPVSYGSVSVDFESEVEDDIIPLFRRENLVLWQDFNYGVEFMLLISFLETASREAMEDASSSLQRLISQCSSFIVQATCGCCLNPENGYNHAAVIRFPSSDDLKLFRESIEYKDMWASKFHPVVEKSLELHFSVDPVGNQLM; encoded by the exons ATGTTGGCGCCAGCATCAGCCCAGGTGCATCACACCATACGATCCGTTGCAAGCTGCTTTGGGCTTCATCAACGATCTGTGCTGAATTTGGACCGAT ATTGCAGATGGCCAGGGACTGGAAAGAAGACGATTCTTTCCACTCGTGGTGTGCTTGAATCCAGCAATGGTGCACCGTCCGGTGGCCTTGTGAGAAAAAG AAAGGTTGTGGAGCACATTATTCTGCTTAGAGCCAAGCCGAACATCTCAGATGCTGAAGAAAAAGATATGCTAGATTACCTATATACATCACAGTACCAGATGAGAGGGATACTCGCAGTCTCATTAG GCCGCATAGAGGACCCCAATAGCGAGAACTTCACACATGCTGTCTTCATGCGTTTTCAGCAGAAAGAAGACATTGCGAAGTTCCAGAGTAGTGCATACTATTCCAAAATTCTTGATGAGCACGTAAAACCTGTTTCCTAT GGCTCAGTTTCTGTAGATTTCGAGTCCGAGGTGGAAGATGACATTATCCCTCTCTTTCGTAGGG AAAACCTGGTCCTTTGGCAGGATTTTAACTATGGTGTCGAGTTTATGCTGCTGATATCTTTCTTGGAAACTGCATCACGAGAGGCAATGGAGGATGCATCATCTTCTCTGCAGAGGTTGATCAGCCAATGCAGTTCTTTTATTGTGCAAGCAACCTGTG GCTGCTGTTTGAATCCGGAAAATGGATATAATCATGCTGCAGTAATCCGCTTTCCATCAT CTGATGACTTGAAGTTGTTCAGGGAGAGCATCGAGTACAAGGAT ATGTGGGCATCGAAATTCCATCCTGTTGTGGAGAAATCCCTGGAGCTACATTTCAGCGTTGACCCCGTGGGGAACCAGCTGATGTAG
- the LOC117837462 gene encoding DNA (cytosine-5)-methyltransferase DRM2 → MVHWVSDNEDSDKFEWESDEEEAASFNAAGASSSALASRNIDAPGPSTRVANGNGRAGPSASSVQKYVDMGFPEEMVMKAMKDNGDNGAESLVELLLTYQEIGNNPSVDNGSASGCVSQAAEDSDADDILENWDDEDAGERNRGPTIDESGDEDFLNEMSQKDEKVDSLVKMGFPEDEATMAITRCGQDASISVLVDSIYASQTAGDGYCGNSSDHEDFYGGRKKGRPMEGIKRKRKRFGSQAQGSRGPLDGSNDEPMPLPKPMVGFGLPNGSRSTNRSLPGQAIGPPYFYYENVALAPKGVWTTISRFLYDIQPEFVDSKFFCAAARKRGYIHNLPLVNRSTLLPLPPKTISEAFPRTKKWWPSWDPRRQFNCLQTCVASAKLTERIRVALTNSEDPPPQRVQKYVLDECRKWNLVWVGLNKVAPLEPDEMEFLLGFPKDHTRGISRTERYRSLGNSFQVDTVAYHLSVLKDMFPHGMNVLSLFSGIGGAEVALHRLGIRMNNVISVEKSEVNRTILKSWWDQTQTGTLIEISDVQTLTSEKIESYIRRIGGFDLVIGGSPCNNLAGSNRHHRDGLEGEHSALFYHYFRILDSVKSTMERL, encoded by the exons ATGGTG CACTGGGTTAGCGACAATGAGGATAGTGATAAATTTGAGTGGGAaagtgatgaggaggaggcggccagcTTCAACGCTGCTGGTGCCAGTTCTTCAGCTCTGGCCTCCAGGAATATTGATGCTCCAGGCCCATCCACAAGG GTTGCCAATGGTAATGGGAGGGCTGGGCCATCTGCCTCTTCAGTTCAGAAATATGTGGATATGGGTTTCCCGGAGGAGATGGTTATGAAGGCCATGAAGGATAACG GGGATAATGGTGCAGAGTCATTAGTTGAACTTCTTCTAACCTACCAG GAAATAGGAAATAATCCCTCTGTGGATAACGGTTCTGCTTCTGGCTGTGTCTCTCAAGCTGCTGAGGATAGTGATGCTGATGATATTTTAGAAAACTGGGATGATGAGGATGCTGGTGAGAGAAACAGGGGTCCTACCATTGACGAATCCGGTGATGAG GATTTCTTAAACGAGATGTCACAGAAGGATGAGAAAGTTGATTCCTTAGTGAAAATGGGGTTTCCGGAAGATGAGGCCACCATGGCTATTACTAGATGCG GGCAGGATGCATCTATTTCTGTATTGGTTGATTCGATCTATGCTTCACAGACAGCAGGGGATGGTTACTGTGGCAATTCTTCTGACCATGAG GACTTCTATGGAGGCAGAAAGAAAGGAAGGCCCATGGAAGGGAtcaagagaaagaggaagaggtTTGGAAGTCAAGCACAAGGAAGTAGAGGGCCCTTAGATGGTAGTAATGATGAGCCGATGCCTCTCCCAAAGCCgatggttggttttggcttgccaaatgGGTCAAGGTCCACAAACAGATCTTTACCTGGACAGGCTATTGGACCACcctacttctattatgaaaatgtggcacttgctccaaaaggcGTGTGGacaactatttcaagattcctttatgatattcaaccaGAATTTGTGGACTCAAAGTTCTTCTGTGCCGCTGCCAGGAAGAGAGGCTACATACATAACCTGCCTCTTGTGAACAGGTCAACTCTACTTCCCTTACCCCCAAAGACAATATCTGAGGCCTTCCCTCGTACCAAGAAGTGGTGGCCCTCGTGGGACCCAAGACGGCAATTTAATTGCCTTCAGACTTGTGTGGCTAGTGCTAAGTTGACAGAGAGGATTCGTGTGGCCCTAACAAACAGTGAAGATCCACCTCCCCAAAGAGTTCAAAAGTACGTACTTGATGAATGCAGAAAATGGAATTTGGTATGGGTTGGTCTCAACAAGGTTGCTCCTCTAGAGCCGGATGAGATGGAGTTCCTACTTGGCTTCCCAAAGGATCACACGAGAGGAATCAGCAGGACAGAGAGATATAGATCCCTTGGGAATTCTTTCCAAGTGGACACTGTTGCATATCACCTCTCGGTACTCAAGGACATGTTTCCACATGGTATGAATGTGCTGTCCttgttctctggtattggaggagccgAGGTTGCTCTCCATAGACTTGGTATTCGCATGAACAATGTGATTTCAGTCGAGAAATCCGAGGTGAACAGGACCATTCTAAAGAGCTGGTGGGATCAGACGCAAACAGGCACACTCATTGAGATTAGTGATGTGCAGACATTAACTTCGGAGAAAATTGAATCATATATTAGAAGAATTGGTGGGTTTGATCTGGTAATTGGGGGCAGTCCATGCAACAACCTGGCTGGGAGCAACCGTCACCACAGAGATGGTTTGGAGGGTGAACATTCAGctttgttctaccattattttaggattcttgactccgtgaagtcaACTATGGAGCGACTGTAG